The following proteins are co-located in the Microcystis wesenbergii NRERC-220 genome:
- the map gene encoding type I methionyl aminopeptidase, with product MNILTKLLFPETKTPEQVGSPRVQKSRRGIETKSAAEIVIMRQAGKIAATVLKEIAEIAQPGMTTAALDAYAEKRIREMGATPSFKGYYGFPASICASVDNEVVHGIPSPKKRLKAGSVLKVDTGAYYQGYHGDSCITIAIGSVSPKAEKLIRVAEEALYKGINQVKAGNYLLDIAGAIEDHVQANGFQVVEDFTGHGVGRNLHEEPSVFNFRTNQLPNVKLRAGMTLAIEPIVNAGSKHTRTLRDRWTVVTMDNALSAQFEHTVLVTATGYEILTERNNL from the coding sequence ATGAACATCCTAACCAAGCTGCTTTTTCCCGAAACTAAAACCCCAGAGCAAGTAGGTTCACCGCGAGTACAGAAAAGCCGCCGGGGAATCGAGACCAAATCCGCCGCAGAAATCGTGATTATGCGACAAGCAGGTAAAATTGCCGCCACAGTCCTCAAGGAAATTGCCGAGATCGCTCAACCCGGGATGACGACGGCGGCTCTGGATGCCTATGCGGAAAAACGTATCCGCGAAATGGGTGCTACTCCCAGTTTTAAAGGTTATTATGGCTTTCCTGCCTCGATTTGTGCCTCCGTCGATAACGAAGTCGTTCACGGTATCCCTAGCCCGAAAAAACGCCTCAAAGCTGGTTCTGTGTTAAAGGTAGATACGGGGGCCTACTACCAAGGTTATCATGGGGATTCCTGTATCACGATCGCTATCGGTTCCGTCTCTCCAAAGGCCGAAAAATTAATCCGCGTGGCGGAAGAAGCTTTATATAAAGGCATAAATCAGGTAAAAGCGGGCAATTATCTGCTCGATATTGCGGGAGCGATCGAAGATCACGTTCAAGCTAACGGTTTCCAGGTGGTAGAAGATTTTACCGGTCATGGAGTCGGCAGAAATCTCCACGAAGAACCCTCGGTATTTAATTTTCGCACTAATCAGTTACCCAATGTCAAACTCCGCGCCGGGATGACTCTGGCAATTGAACCAATTGTCAATGCGGGATCTAAACATACCAGAACTTTGCGCGATCGTTGGACGGTGGTGACAATGGATAATGCTCTCTCCGCTCAATTTGAGCATACTGTCTTAGTAACCGCCACGGGGTACGAAATCTTAACCGAGCGCAATAACCTATAA
- the gshA gene encoding glutamate--cysteine ligase produces the protein MLLSKGFEVEMYTGTAAGEIIGLSDRIVKDLDGFVREPDSRNVEYTTAPMTNYDRLLCATLKPRLALRQYLRRLGDYTLIPGSTLSLGDSQHFYRSDPHNPYHDYIEQTYGTNVVTASIHINVGISDYEDLMRACRLIRLEAPLYLALSASSPFLDGKITGSHSRRWQVFPQTPAYVPLFESHKHFVTWTEEQLKLGTMQNVRHLWVSVRPNGSNRPYNLNRLELRICDLIAHPISLLAVMAFLEARLTQLLHDPQLDPLILSQLPSSSRSEDLLTLTQENEQAAARFSLDATLRHWYDGREILARDWIKDLYVQVYPIAKERGFSCFLSPLQKILREGNTAQQWLKQYDQGMDVKSIIKQAILTLEEQERDLEHKLCQHILVA, from the coding sequence ATGCTCCTAAGTAAAGGTTTTGAAGTGGAAATGTACACCGGAACGGCAGCCGGAGAAATTATCGGTTTATCCGATCGCATTGTCAAGGATTTAGATGGTTTTGTCCGAGAACCGGATAGTCGTAACGTAGAATATACTACGGCTCCCATGACTAACTATGACCGTCTTTTATGCGCTACTTTAAAACCTCGTCTGGCTCTACGGCAATATTTGCGTCGTTTAGGCGATTATACCCTCATCCCTGGCAGTACCCTCTCCTTGGGCGATAGTCAACATTTTTATCGCAGTGACCCCCACAATCCCTATCATGACTATATCGAACAGACCTACGGCACTAATGTAGTCACGGCCAGTATTCATATTAACGTCGGTATTAGCGATTATGAGGATTTAATGCGTGCCTGTCGCTTAATTCGCCTAGAAGCTCCTTTATACTTGGCTTTAAGCGCTTCTTCTCCCTTTCTCGACGGTAAAATCACCGGTTCCCATTCCCGTCGTTGGCAAGTTTTCCCCCAAACTCCCGCTTATGTTCCCCTCTTTGAAAGTCATAAACATTTTGTCACTTGGACTGAGGAACAATTAAAACTCGGTACGATGCAGAATGTTCGTCATCTCTGGGTGTCGGTACGTCCTAACGGGAGCAATCGTCCCTATAATCTCAATCGTCTAGAATTGCGAATTTGTGACCTGATTGCTCATCCTATTAGTTTATTAGCAGTTATGGCTTTTTTAGAGGCCCGTTTAACTCAACTTCTCCACGATCCCCAATTAGACCCCTTGATTTTAAGTCAATTACCCAGCAGCAGTCGCAGCGAGGATTTATTAACTTTAACCCAAGAAAACGAACAGGCTGCCGCGCGTTTTAGTCTTGATGCCACCCTGAGACATTGGTACGATGGCCGGGAAATCTTAGCTAGGGATTGGATTAAAGACCTCTATGTTCAAGTTTATCCGATCGCTAAAGAAAGGGGTTTTAGTTGTTTCCTCTCTCCCTTACAAAAAATCCTCCGCGAAGGTAACACTGCACAACAATGGTTAAAACAATACGACCAAGGTATGGATGTTAAAAGTATTATCAAACAGGCGATTCTTACCCTAGAAGAACAGGAACGAGACTTAGAACATAAATTATGTCAGCATATTCTAGTCGCTTAA
- a CDS encoding pre-16S rRNA-processing nuclease YqgF yields MCILGFDPGKDKCGIAVRSSTGKIYTHEVIASSQAIERLASLCQQYPIELLVMGNQTTSKSWREKIAARVTIPITLVDERNSTLEARDRYWVMFPPKGLQKLIPQGMRLPDRPIDDIVAILLIERHLQSK; encoded by the coding sequence ATGTGTATTCTCGGTTTTGATCCGGGTAAGGATAAATGTGGAATCGCGGTCAGGTCATCGACGGGGAAAATTTATACCCATGAGGTGATAGCATCGTCACAAGCGATCGAGCGTTTAGCCAGTCTCTGTCAACAATATCCGATCGAATTATTGGTGATGGGGAATCAAACCACCTCAAAAAGTTGGCGCGAAAAAATTGCCGCTCGTGTCACCATCCCGATTACTCTAGTGGATGAACGCAATAGTACCCTAGAAGCGCGCGATCGCTATTGGGTTATGTTTCCCCCCAAAGGATTACAGAAACTCATCCCCCAGGGGATGCGTCTTCCCGATCGCCCCATTGATGATATAGTAGCGATTCTGCTGATCGAACGTCATTTACAGTCCAAATAA
- a CDS encoding universal stress protein: MFKNIVVALDCGELSDRVLQSLNSLSLTANSCIILTHILGKEGDESPVDRPHPSREIIEDQLRCYQSQIAAPSEIEVIFGDPAEEIIRLANIYHADLIVIGSRGLTGVQRVIEDSVSSLVVAEATCSVLVVKA, encoded by the coding sequence ATGTTTAAAAATATCGTTGTTGCCTTAGATTGTGGGGAATTATCGGATCGAGTCCTTCAGTCCTTGAATTCCCTTTCTCTAACGGCAAATTCTTGCATCATCCTCACCCATATCCTCGGCAAGGAGGGAGATGAATCGCCAGTTGATCGCCCTCACCCCTCCCGTGAGATCATTGAAGATCAATTGCGCTGCTATCAATCCCAGATTGCTGCCCCTAGTGAAATCGAGGTCATCTTTGGTGATCCAGCGGAGGAAATTATTCGTTTAGCTAATATCTATCATGCTGATCTGATCGTGATCGGTAGCCGGGGATTAACGGGAGTTCAACGGGTGATCGAAGATTCTGTTAGTAGTCTCGTGGTGGCAGAAGCTACCTGTTCAGTATTGGTGGTGAAAGCATAG
- the brnA gene encoding type II toxin-antitoxin system BrnA family antitoxin, translating into MKAEDFDRKFDDGENIIEYLDLTKIKRSNSEEQTIAFEFPSWMVEALEQESQRRDLPLQAIVKDWIEEKLASSNFLQTTH; encoded by the coding sequence ATGAAAGCTGAAGATTTTGACCGCAAATTTGATGATGGAGAAAATATCATCGAATATTTGGATTTAACTAAAATTAAACGTTCTAATTCCGAGGAACAAACAATTGCGTTTGAGTTTCCCTCATGGATGGTAGAGGCTCTTGAGCAAGAAAGTCAGCGTCGTGATTTACCGTTACAAGCTATTGTCAAAGACTGGATTGAGGAAAAATTAGCTAGTTCTAATTTTCTGCAAACAACCCATTGA
- the fumC gene encoding class II fumarate hydratase → MTEFRLEKDSMGEIPVPTDKLWGAQTQRSLQYFSIGDNLMPREMIASYAILKKACAIVNQQKNRLSQERKNLICQVCDEILAGQHADNFPLYVWMTGSGTQFNMNINEVISNRCSQLTGNPLGSKTPVDPNDHVNMSQSTNDSFPSAMYIAVALAVKEKLIPSLQLLRNSLDEKAQLWANIVKIGRTHLQDATPLTLGQEFSGYVGLLDDGSDWLEKCLEKVYRLSLGGTAVGTGINAPPDFDRDVAAEIANLTKLPFITAPNKFTVQGSHDALVFLSGGLKTIASSLYKIANDIRLLSCGPRCGIGELQLPENEPGSSIMPGKVNPTQCEALSMIALQVMANDLAVTMGGAGGHLEMNVYKPLLIHNLMQSIRLLTDGCGNFCQFLVQGMTANQKQIETFLNQSLMLVTALSPVIGYQKAAYVAHYALEKDLTLKVAALQLGYIKEADFDRIVDPAKMVNPYVADG, encoded by the coding sequence ATGACAGAATTTCGCCTCGAGAAAGACAGCATGGGAGAAATTCCCGTACCTACCGATAAACTTTGGGGAGCGCAGACCCAAAGATCCCTACAATACTTTAGTATCGGTGATAATCTCATGCCCCGGGAGATGATCGCGTCCTATGCCATTCTCAAAAAAGCCTGTGCAATTGTCAATCAGCAAAAAAATCGTCTCAGTCAGGAGAGAAAAAACCTAATCTGTCAAGTCTGCGATGAAATTTTAGCCGGACAACACGCAGATAACTTTCCCCTCTACGTTTGGATGACGGGAAGTGGCACTCAATTTAACATGAACATCAACGAAGTCATCTCCAATCGTTGTAGTCAACTGACGGGGAATCCTCTGGGTAGCAAAACTCCCGTCGATCCCAACGATCATGTTAATATGTCCCAATCGACGAATGATTCCTTTCCCTCGGCCATGTATATTGCCGTTGCCTTGGCAGTCAAGGAAAAATTAATTCCCAGTCTGCAACTATTACGGAATAGTCTCGATGAAAAGGCGCAATTATGGGCAAATATAGTTAAAATTGGTCGCACTCACCTACAGGATGCCACCCCTTTAACCCTCGGACAAGAATTCTCCGGTTATGTGGGTTTATTGGATGATGGCAGCGATTGGCTAGAAAAATGTCTAGAAAAAGTCTATCGTTTATCCTTGGGAGGAACTGCCGTCGGTACGGGAATTAATGCTCCCCCGGATTTTGATCGAGATGTGGCGGCCGAAATCGCTAATCTGACCAAATTACCCTTTATTACCGCTCCTAATAAGTTTACCGTGCAAGGTTCCCACGATGCTCTAGTTTTCTTGAGCGGGGGACTGAAAACTATCGCTAGTTCCCTCTATAAAATTGCTAATGATATCCGTTTACTTAGCTGTGGTCCCCGTTGTGGAATCGGAGAATTACAGCTGCCGGAAAATGAACCGGGTTCTTCAATTATGCCGGGGAAAGTTAATCCCACCCAATGCGAAGCTTTATCGATGATAGCATTGCAGGTGATGGCTAATGATTTAGCGGTGACGATGGGAGGCGCTGGAGGACATCTGGAAATGAATGTCTATAAACCGCTGTTGATTCATAATCTCATGCAGTCTATCCGTTTGCTCACTGATGGTTGCGGTAATTTCTGTCAGTTTTTGGTTCAGGGGATGACTGCTAATCAAAAACAAATTGAGACTTTTTTAAATCAGTCCTTGATGCTGGTGACTGCCTTAAGTCCCGTGATTGGCTACCAAAAGGCTGCCTACGTCGCTCATTATGCCCTAGAAAAGGATTTAACCCTGAAAGTGGCAGCCTTGCAACTGGGATACATCAAGGAAGCGGATTTTGATCGCATTGTTGACCCCGCTAAGATGGTAAATCCCTACGTTGCCGATGGTTAA
- the pth gene encoding aminoacyl-tRNA hydrolase: MNSDKTPNLIIPQLIIGLGNPEPKYDRTRHNIGFETVDSLARDWRLSWQENKRFQGFIAEGDSPLPGKIRLLKPQTYMNRSGQSVRSVLDWYKLAPESILVIYDDMDLPLGRLRIRLSGSAGGHNGIKSMIAHVGTENFARLRIGIGKSSEKATISHVLGRFTPQENQVILKVLDLSRKAIELGLKQGLQKAMSLYNNQSVEIGSNLC; this comes from the coding sequence ATGAATTCCGATAAAACCCCTAATTTAATTATTCCTCAACTAATTATCGGTTTGGGTAATCCCGAACCCAAATATGATCGCACCCGTCATAATATCGGTTTTGAAACTGTGGACTCATTAGCGCGGGATTGGCGGCTATCTTGGCAGGAAAATAAGCGATTTCAAGGTTTTATTGCCGAGGGTGACAGTCCTCTCCCGGGCAAAATTCGTCTCTTGAAACCCCAAACCTATATGAATCGCTCTGGGCAATCGGTGCGATCGGTGCTGGACTGGTATAAACTAGCCCCAGAGTCGATTTTAGTCATTTACGATGATATGGATCTGCCCCTAGGCCGGTTGAGAATCCGTCTATCGGGATCGGCGGGCGGACACAACGGTATTAAATCAATGATTGCCCACGTTGGCACGGAAAACTTCGCTCGTTTACGCATAGGAATCGGTAAATCAAGCGAAAAAGCGACTATTTCCCACGTTTTAGGCCGATTCACCCCCCAAGAAAACCAAGTAATCTTGAAAGTGTTAGACTTGTCCAGAAAAGCGATCGAACTTGGTCTCAAACAAGGATTACAAAAGGCAATGAGTCTCTACAATAATCAAAGTGTAGAGATTGGCTCTAATCTATGCTGA
- a CDS encoding DUF2811 domain-containing protein, translating to MNTSVSILAEIPEILHQSLQQYLETHPGWDQDGVFTAALSFFLLNCQSSERMNFEEQNSCAKVYLETLFQRSEC from the coding sequence ATGAATACATCAGTCAGTATCTTGGCAGAAATCCCCGAAATCCTCCACCAATCCCTACAACAATATCTAGAAACCCACCCCGGTTGGGATCAAGATGGTGTGTTTACGGCGGCATTGTCATTTTTTCTGCTTAATTGTCAATCCTCCGAAAGGATGAATTTTGAGGAGCAAAATAGCTGTGCCAAGGTTTATCTAGAAACTTTGTTCCAGCGCTCCGAGTGCTAA
- a CDS encoding WD40/YVTN/BNR-like repeat-containing protein codes for MINRQSLLRCAHKFNLILLIIATVFCLWSNPAFAHRPHDVISQVEVSPDFQTDNTVYILVRNNLYKSRDGGSNWTRLIQGLDYTGELSSLSLSPLNKNILYLASRSNGIYKSEDAGESWQKVNQGLETNFVNFLEIAPSDANIAAAVGLEKGVYLTEDGGKNWSNIFPTTALITSLAITPNNPGRIFFGDEQGKLYTSSDGGKTWQNLPLPTNVGAVDTIAFSPNLDRDKTFFVGTKEAGIFKTVDDGKTFQAVNEGIKDKIIEDIVISPDYAQNSTLYAITWYDGMYVSQDGGKSWTKMSEGLTKDKQADDYKVPHFMDLKVVQDTMFLGGFNGLFKTTDRGKQWQEIETLARGTVIAMAVSPNYAEDATVVIANYVGNIFISRDKGETWTPINRGLEVYRLGKDPEESGQDPRRFFDIAFSPNYGQDRTIFAGFLRNRFAKSANGGDLWKIIEIDEGVRGPRIVPSPDFAKDKTLFLTNQQGRIFRSTDGGNTVKNISEVGGISGNYAPAMVASPDFAKDKTLFVTGKEGIYQSVDGGLTWNNVSQGTPLSKTSNVQLAMSPNYPKDGTIFAGTISGLFVTKDGAKSWTKLEKPGFNPQASVETIAISPDYANDRTVIVSLQGDGLFKSSDGGATFKLIGDPKIPLVKIHSIPSSGIPIRFSPNYAQDKTLFGFGGAKTTVFRSTDGGETWTSVTIPPHAEEDTPRYKIGEFFSGPLGTIWRLVIPILLAIVAYFLVGFLKLEKVINLPKSFFRMAAALMIFLFVFFAIITQV; via the coding sequence ATGATTAATCGCCAAAGTTTGCTGAGATGCGCCCACAAGTTTAATCTCATTTTATTGATAATTGCTACAGTTTTTTGTCTTTGGAGTAATCCCGCTTTTGCCCATCGTCCCCATGATGTAATTAGTCAAGTGGAAGTTTCTCCTGATTTCCAGACAGATAATACAGTATATATCTTGGTGCGAAATAACCTTTATAAGTCTAGGGATGGAGGTAGCAACTGGACAAGATTAATTCAAGGTTTAGATTATACGGGGGAATTAAGTTCCCTATCCCTCTCTCCCCTCAATAAAAATATTCTCTATTTAGCTTCAAGATCCAATGGTATTTATAAAAGTGAAGATGCGGGGGAATCTTGGCAGAAAGTTAATCAGGGTTTAGAAACTAACTTTGTTAACTTCCTAGAAATTGCCCCTTCCGATGCCAATATAGCAGCGGCAGTGGGATTAGAAAAAGGGGTTTATTTAACCGAAGATGGCGGTAAAAATTGGTCAAATATTTTCCCCACCACGGCACTGATAACCTCTCTAGCTATTACTCCCAACAATCCCGGTCGAATTTTTTTCGGGGATGAACAGGGTAAATTATACACTTCCTCCGATGGGGGGAAAACTTGGCAGAATCTCCCCTTACCTACCAATGTGGGGGCAGTAGATACAATTGCTTTTTCTCCTAATCTAGACAGGGATAAAACCTTTTTTGTCGGCACAAAAGAAGCGGGTATTTTTAAAACCGTTGATGATGGTAAAACCTTCCAAGCCGTCAACGAAGGAATTAAAGATAAAATCATCGAAGACATCGTTATTTCTCCCGACTATGCCCAAAACTCTACCCTTTATGCCATTACTTGGTATGACGGGATGTATGTTTCCCAAGATGGGGGCAAAAGTTGGACAAAAATGAGCGAGGGTTTAACCAAAGACAAACAAGCTGATGATTATAAAGTTCCCCATTTTATGGATTTAAAAGTCGTTCAAGATACGATGTTTTTGGGGGGATTTAATGGCTTATTTAAAACCACAGATAGGGGCAAACAATGGCAGGAAATAGAAACTTTAGCCCGGGGAACAGTTATCGCCATGGCGGTTTCTCCTAATTATGCCGAGGATGCCACTGTCGTCATTGCTAATTATGTAGGCAATATCTTCATCAGTCGGGATAAAGGGGAAACTTGGACACCAATTAATCGCGGTTTAGAAGTTTATCGACTTGGTAAAGATCCCGAAGAATCAGGACAGGATCCCCGGCGTTTCTTTGACATTGCCTTTTCTCCTAACTATGGACAAGATCGAACTATTTTTGCTGGGTTTTTACGCAATAGATTTGCCAAATCCGCTAACGGTGGTGATTTATGGAAAATTATCGAAATTGATGAAGGAGTCCGCGGTCCGAGAATAGTTCCTTCCCCAGATTTTGCCAAGGATAAAACTCTTTTTCTCACCAATCAGCAGGGTAGAATATTTCGTTCTACCGATGGAGGAAATACGGTTAAAAATATCAGTGAAGTGGGCGGAATTTCCGGTAATTATGCCCCTGCTATGGTAGCTTCTCCCGATTTTGCTAAGGATAAAACTTTGTTTGTCACGGGAAAAGAGGGTATTTATCAAAGTGTTGATGGTGGACTAACTTGGAACAATGTCAGCCAAGGAACACCCCTATCAAAAACCTCTAATGTGCAGTTGGCAATGTCTCCCAATTATCCCAAGGATGGAACTATTTTTGCTGGGACAATTTCTGGTTTGTTTGTCACCAAAGATGGGGCTAAAAGTTGGACAAAATTAGAGAAACCAGGGTTTAATCCGCAGGCATCAGTAGAAACCATTGCTATCTCTCCTGATTATGCTAATGATCGCACGGTAATAGTTAGTTTACAGGGAGATGGATTGTTTAAATCTAGCGATGGCGGAGCAACTTTTAAGCTAATTGGTGATCCTAAAATACCCCTAGTGAAAATTCATAGTATCCCTTCCTCTGGTATCCCCATCCGCTTTTCCCCTAATTACGCTCAAGATAAAACTTTATTCGGTTTTGGTGGTGCTAAAACTACAGTTTTTCGTTCCACCGATGGGGGAGAAACTTGGACAAGTGTAACTATTCCTCCTCACGCAGAAGAAGATACACCCCGCTATAAAATCGGTGAGTTTTTCTCTGGTCCCCTTGGCACAATCTGGCGCTTAGTTATCCCGATTCTCCTGGCAATCGTCGCTTATTTTCTGGTGGGTTTCTTGAAACTGGAGAAAGTTATTAATCTTCCTAAATCCTTCTTCCGCATGGCAGCAGCATTGATGATTTTTCTGTTTGTTTTCTTCGCTATCATTACCCAAGTTTAG
- a CDS encoding glycosyltransferase family 61 protein, with amino-acid sequence MNLDIGKYSCYNAYVALICIKTSMQGITAKILDVANYNLSKYLSKSQALFVPRRIRDSVSSQWENNYKSLKISPIERQYPQRYRINFLNYHPDKLEVVKENYYSINYSEKLPLEKTITVKDVLYVPRYQAFYDLRDGSRINTSKMPWIPKSEQDSQEFKSLYHQSIDTTKIKKIDQKFMYGENITLHYGHFLCETISRLWYLEQAEKLGILVIGQPHKAKSISDLKVSRNFVDEFMTALDLDSEQFLELTRPVILGEVVFPYPSLSLHRREVFSCHKLVPELVAQKLLPDKVTQTEQPLYISRTKLKKANRQILGEEQLENILRERGFAIIYSENLTLQEKIYLVNKHKYIVGTWASSLHTIIFSLSDSKNIFCLSDKGNLLPVFAQFDALKSVNSTYIAAIQSEGEDDNHIMGQKILDVDAALSGLKESNLL; translated from the coding sequence ATGAACCTTGATATTGGCAAATATTCATGTTATAATGCCTACGTAGCTCTAATTTGTATTAAAACTTCTATGCAAGGAATTACCGCCAAAATACTAGATGTAGCCAACTATAATTTGTCTAAATATTTATCAAAAAGCCAAGCTCTATTTGTTCCTAGAAGGATAAGAGACTCAGTATCGAGTCAATGGGAAAATAATTACAAATCCTTAAAAATTAGTCCTATAGAGAGACAATATCCACAGAGATACCGGATCAATTTTTTGAATTATCACCCCGATAAATTGGAAGTAGTTAAAGAAAACTATTATAGTATAAACTACAGTGAGAAACTACCTCTAGAGAAGACTATCACTGTCAAAGATGTCCTTTATGTTCCTAGGTATCAAGCTTTCTATGATTTAAGAGATGGCTCAAGAATTAACACATCTAAAATGCCATGGATTCCAAAATCCGAGCAAGATTCTCAGGAATTTAAATCTTTATACCATCAATCTATTGATACTACTAAAATCAAAAAGATTGATCAGAAATTTATGTATGGAGAAAATATCACACTACACTATGGACATTTTCTTTGTGAAACAATTAGTCGTCTTTGGTACTTAGAACAAGCTGAAAAATTAGGAATTTTGGTAATCGGACAACCTCATAAAGCTAAGTCTATCAGTGACTTAAAGGTCTCTAGGAATTTCGTTGACGAATTTATGACTGCTCTTGACTTAGACTCTGAGCAATTCTTAGAGTTAACTAGACCTGTGATACTAGGAGAGGTTGTTTTTCCTTATCCTTCTCTGAGTCTTCACAGAAGAGAGGTTTTTAGCTGTCATAAACTTGTTCCCGAGTTAGTAGCCCAAAAGCTCTTACCCGATAAAGTCACGCAAACTGAGCAACCGCTTTACATTTCTCGAACTAAACTAAAAAAAGCCAACCGACAAATTCTAGGGGAAGAGCAACTAGAAAATATATTAAGAGAACGTGGCTTTGCTATTATTTATTCAGAAAATTTGACTCTACAAGAAAAGATATATTTAGTAAATAAGCATAAATATATTGTCGGTACTTGGGCATCATCACTACATACAATTATCTTCAGCCTGTCTGACTCTAAAAATATTTTTTGTCTCAGCGATAAAGGTAACTTATTGCCCGTTTTTGCTCAGTTTGATGCTCTAAAATCAGTTAATTCAACCTATATTGCCGCTATTCAATCAGAAGGAGAAGATGATAACCACATCATGGGTCAGAAAATCCTAGATGTAGATGCAGCATTATCGGGTTTGAAAGAGTCTAATTTACTTTAA
- a CDS encoding YggT family protein encodes MDTAIALSWTLGIILGLMTLLFILRIVLTWNPQVDLNSFPFNMIAWPTEPFLIPVRKLIPPLGGVDISPIIWVGICTLLREILLGQQGLITMSLK; translated from the coding sequence ATGGACACAGCGATCGCATTAAGTTGGACATTGGGAATTATCTTAGGGTTGATGACCCTTTTGTTTATCTTACGGATCGTGCTGACTTGGAATCCACAGGTAGATTTAAATAGCTTTCCCTTTAATATGATTGCCTGGCCAACGGAACCTTTTTTAATCCCCGTGCGTAAACTCATACCCCCCTTGGGAGGAGTTGACATTTCTCCGATTATTTGGGTGGGAATTTGTACGCTGCTGCGGGAAATTCTTCTCGGTCAACAGGGTTTAATTACCATGTCCTTAAAATAA